Within Pseudomonadota bacterium, the genomic segment CCATGGAACCGGATCAATAGGTGAGATCTTTTCACAGTAGATCTTAATTTATAAATAGCTCTGAGAAGTAGCGGCTGTCGTTCTATATAAGATGTAGTGAAGTTCACCGCGAGGTACATGGTTTGCACAGAGCGCTCTGCCCAAACGCGCTGAACATCGGGCCAGAAGAGCTTGCCAAATCCGAGAATAAAAAGGCCCACATTATCAACCCTGATAGATGGTCGGCGGCAACATAGCAGCGTCAGATTCCAGAGCGACATGTTTGTAGCGCTAAATCCAAGGATAATGCCGCAAACTCCCTGCAGGGGAGCCTCCTGCCCAGATTCAATCAGATAGTTGCTTATGTAGAGGGTAACTAGCCCGATTAGAAGTCGCCCAAACGATGCCAACAGCCGTTGATGAATGATAAGGGGCGCCAGTTCAAATAGTGGAGGGGTATAAGATGCTGGACCACGCACCCTCGAGAAGCTATCACCCCCTGTCGGAGGGGTTTGCTGTGTGCTCTTCGGTCTTATAGGGGGGTACGGTACAGGGGGGCCTTTTTTTAGCAGGAGTCTCTTTTGGAAGCTTCCTGATCCTCTCCATGGCATCGTTAATCTTCTTGGTCTCGTTCTCAGCCCTAAGTTGTAGCCGCTTGTCGTGCTGGAAGCGATCGGGGTGCCAGACCCGGATCAGGTCCTTATAGGCCATGGCAATCTCTTGAGCAGTAGCTTCAGGAGGTAAACCAAGGATCGCTAGGTAGTGGGCGCGAGGATGCATACAATGGGGTATTACCTGATAATGACAGGATGTTACACAAAGAGTCGTAACTTATTGAATAATAATTAAAACACCATTTGGTCATGTTGATTGGTCGCCATAAAATTCAATTGAAAGGTTTGAATGCAACACATGTTACAACTGTCAGGTAGTGGGCTTTAGTAGGCAGCTTCAAGTAGGCTCTACGATTAAATGGGGTTCATTTATGGCTCAAGAGATCCTTCCAACATTAAGAGAGGTATACAGCAACGCAATCCTCGCGGGTGAGTCTGAGCGCGTTTGCAAGGTGATCGACCAGGGCTTAGCGAATGGTGTGGTCCCATCAAAGCTTTACCTAGAGGTCGTAATGTCTGTATGGCGCGAGATCGAAGCGCTGTGGCAGCGTGGTCAGATAACGATTCTGCAGGAACGGATCGCGACACAGATAATGCTCCGTCAGATGGGGCGTCTTCGTGAGATGTTAAAGGCACGCCGTAAGCTTGGACTAAAAGCGCTTGTCAGCGCTGTAGTAGGTGATCAGCATCTGGTTAACGCGCAAGCGGTTGCAGATCTCCTTATGGTTGATGGATGGGAGGTGGATTTTCTTGGAGCCGATGTTCCTACCGATCACCTTGTTGCATTCAGTAAGACACGGGGTGCCAATCTCGTCTATATCTCTGCAACACTCGCCGAGCACCTCCCGGCGGTCCAACACCTTGTGGCACAACTTAGAATGATTGAGGCAGCTCCAAAGATCCTAATTGGTGGTGCCGCCTTTGCCGCACACCCCGAAAAAGCTGCAATTATCAAAGTAGATGGATTCTCAAATGATCCACAAGAGATCGTTATGATGGCTCGTCAGGTGAGTGGAGTTCTAACCGCCGAGAACGCCTTGGCGTTATTTCTTATAAAACTTGGACACTCTGTACATGACTACAGAAAGCTCAGAGGTCTGAGCCAGCAGGAGCTCGCCGGTAGCGCGGATCTAGACCGCGC encodes:
- a CDS encoding J domain-containing protein; the encoded protein is MHPRAHYLAILGLPPEATAQEIAMAYKDLIRVWHPDRFQHDKRLQLRAENETKKINDAMERIRKLPKETPAKKRPPCTVPPYKTEEHTANPSDRG
- a CDS encoding cobalamin-dependent protein (Presence of a B(12) (cobalamin)-binding domain implies dependence on cobalamin itself, in one of its several forms, or in some unusual lineages, dependence on a cobalamin-like analog.), encoding MAQEILPTLREVYSNAILAGESERVCKVIDQGLANGVVPSKLYLEVVMSVWREIEALWQRGQITILQERIATQIMLRQMGRLREMLKARRKLGLKALVSAVVGDQHLVNAQAVADLLMVDGWEVDFLGADVPTDHLVAFSKTRGANLVYISATLAEHLPAVQHLVAQLRMIEAAPKILIGGAAFAAHPEKAAIIKVDGFSNDPQEIVMMARQVSGVLTAENALALFLIKLGHSVHDYRKLRGLSQQELAGSADLDRAYISAVEHGKQNISIGAISKLAKALNLSIEELLLGIES